The following are encoded together in the Pelodiscus sinensis isolate JC-2024 chromosome 22, ASM4963464v1, whole genome shotgun sequence genome:
- the ENTPD8 gene encoding ectonucleoside triphosphate diphosphohydrolase 8 isoform X1 — MSTGVKPRRAAGQGVTMGRGPQAVAVGCLLAVTVVCGTIALILSVVGVKDVYLPPSTKYGLVLDAGSSHTTLYVYQWPAGKENGTGIVSQAAACTAEGPGISSYADDPAGAGASLRACLDTAMTLIPAKQQRETPAYLGATAGMRLLREQNSTKADLVFAEVSRTIRQYPVAFQGAQILTGNEEGSFGWITINYLLETLVKFSFAGKWIQPQAAEVLGALDLGGASTQITFQPRGTVEDNSTQVLFRLYGANYSVYTHSYLCYGRDQALKRLLAVLREENPSLQLSHPCYPRGYEENVTAAALYASPCVPAPAAQDPQQVLTVRGTGAPAECRRAVRKLFNFTACGANRTCGFNGVYQPPAHGQFFAFSGFYYTFHFLNLTGGQPLSTTNATAWAFCTKSWTELQASFPQERPSRLRDYCPSASFILTLLHEGYKFDEQSWSNIHFRQQAANTDIGWALGYMLNLTSMIPAEAPEQVKGQQCGLWAAAIVFIVLTMAVALVAVLVQCLWNPA, encoded by the exons ATGTCGACTGGAGTAAAACCCAGACGAGCTGCTGGGCAGGGG GTCACCATGGGACGGGGGCCCCAGGCGGTTGCTGTGGGGTGTCTCCTAGCAGTTACTGTGGTTTGTGGCACCATTGCGCTCATCCTCTCAGTTGTGGGCGTGAAGGATGTTTATCTGCCTCCAAGCACCAAG TACGGGCTGGTGTTGGACGCCGGCTCCTCGCACACGACTCTCTACGTCTACCAGTGGCCGGCCGGCAAGGAGAACGGCACCGGCATCGTCAGCCAGGCCGCGGCCTGCACTGCGGAAG GCCCCGGGATCTCCAGTTACGCCGAcgaccctgctggggctggggccagcctgAGGGCctgtctggacacagccatgacGCTCATCCCCGCCAAGCAACAGCGAGAAACGCCCGCCTACCTCGGCGCCACCGCGGGCATGCGGCTGCTGAG GGAGCAGAACAGCACAAAGGCCGACCTGGTCTTTGCCGAGGTCTCCAGGACCATCCGGCAGTACCCGGTGGCTTTCCAGGGTGCTCAGATCCTCACTGGGAACGAGGAAGGGTCCTTTGGCTGGATCACGATCAACTACCTGCTGGAGACACTCGTCAAG ttctccTTTGCAGGGAAATGGATACAGCCTCAGGCAGCTGAGGTTCTGGGAGCTCTGGATCTTGGAGGAGCCTCAACCCAAATCACATTCCAGCCCAGGGGGACCGTCGAGGACAACAGCACCCAAGTCCTTTTCCGGCTGTACGGGGCCAACTACTCGGTTTACACCCACAGCTACCTCTGCTACGGGCGAGACCAAGCCCTGAAGAGGCTGCTGGCAGTCCTGAGAGAG GAgaacccctccctgcagctctcccACCCGTGCTACCCCCGGGGCTACGAGGAGAACGTCACCGCCGCTGCCCTGTATGCCAGTCCCTGCgtcccagcaccagctgcccaggACCCCCAGCAGGTGCTCACGGTGCGGGGCACGGGGGCCCCGGCGGAGTGCAGACGGGCCGTCCGGAAACTCTTCAACTTCACCGCCTGCGGGGCCAACAGGACCTGCGGGTTCAACGGGGTCTACCAGCCGCCGGCGCACGGGCAGTTCTTT GCCTTTTCCGGGTTTTACTACACCTTCCACTTCCTGAACCTGACCGgtgggcagcccctgagcaccaCCAATGCCACTGCCTGGGCGTTCTGCACGAAAAGCTGGACGGAG CTGCAGGCCAGCTTCCCGCAGGAGAGACCCAGCCGCCTCCGTGATTACTGCCCCTCGGCCTCTTTCATCCTGACGCTGCTACACGAGGGCTATAAATTTGATGAGCAATCATGGAGCAACATCCATTTCCGCCAACAG gctgcGAACACGGACATCGGCTGGGCCTTGGGCTACATGCTGAACCTCACCAGCATGATCCCAGCCGAGGCCCCGGAACAAGTGAAAGGGCAGCAGTGCGGCCTGTGGGCTGCTGCCATCGTCTTCATCGTCCTGACCATGGCA
- the ENTPD8 gene encoding ectonucleoside triphosphate diphosphohydrolase 8 isoform X2, whose amino-acid sequence MGRGPQAVAVGCLLAVTVVCGTIALILSVVGVKDVYLPPSTKYGLVLDAGSSHTTLYVYQWPAGKENGTGIVSQAAACTAEGPGISSYADDPAGAGASLRACLDTAMTLIPAKQQRETPAYLGATAGMRLLREQNSTKADLVFAEVSRTIRQYPVAFQGAQILTGNEEGSFGWITINYLLETLVKFSFAGKWIQPQAAEVLGALDLGGASTQITFQPRGTVEDNSTQVLFRLYGANYSVYTHSYLCYGRDQALKRLLAVLREENPSLQLSHPCYPRGYEENVTAAALYASPCVPAPAAQDPQQVLTVRGTGAPAECRRAVRKLFNFTACGANRTCGFNGVYQPPAHGQFFAFSGFYYTFHFLNLTGGQPLSTTNATAWAFCTKSWTELQASFPQERPSRLRDYCPSASFILTLLHEGYKFDEQSWSNIHFRQQAANTDIGWALGYMLNLTSMIPAEAPEQVKGQQCGLWAAAIVFIVLTMAVALVAVLVQCLWNPA is encoded by the exons ATGGGACGGGGGCCCCAGGCGGTTGCTGTGGGGTGTCTCCTAGCAGTTACTGTGGTTTGTGGCACCATTGCGCTCATCCTCTCAGTTGTGGGCGTGAAGGATGTTTATCTGCCTCCAAGCACCAAG TACGGGCTGGTGTTGGACGCCGGCTCCTCGCACACGACTCTCTACGTCTACCAGTGGCCGGCCGGCAAGGAGAACGGCACCGGCATCGTCAGCCAGGCCGCGGCCTGCACTGCGGAAG GCCCCGGGATCTCCAGTTACGCCGAcgaccctgctggggctggggccagcctgAGGGCctgtctggacacagccatgacGCTCATCCCCGCCAAGCAACAGCGAGAAACGCCCGCCTACCTCGGCGCCACCGCGGGCATGCGGCTGCTGAG GGAGCAGAACAGCACAAAGGCCGACCTGGTCTTTGCCGAGGTCTCCAGGACCATCCGGCAGTACCCGGTGGCTTTCCAGGGTGCTCAGATCCTCACTGGGAACGAGGAAGGGTCCTTTGGCTGGATCACGATCAACTACCTGCTGGAGACACTCGTCAAG ttctccTTTGCAGGGAAATGGATACAGCCTCAGGCAGCTGAGGTTCTGGGAGCTCTGGATCTTGGAGGAGCCTCAACCCAAATCACATTCCAGCCCAGGGGGACCGTCGAGGACAACAGCACCCAAGTCCTTTTCCGGCTGTACGGGGCCAACTACTCGGTTTACACCCACAGCTACCTCTGCTACGGGCGAGACCAAGCCCTGAAGAGGCTGCTGGCAGTCCTGAGAGAG GAgaacccctccctgcagctctcccACCCGTGCTACCCCCGGGGCTACGAGGAGAACGTCACCGCCGCTGCCCTGTATGCCAGTCCCTGCgtcccagcaccagctgcccaggACCCCCAGCAGGTGCTCACGGTGCGGGGCACGGGGGCCCCGGCGGAGTGCAGACGGGCCGTCCGGAAACTCTTCAACTTCACCGCCTGCGGGGCCAACAGGACCTGCGGGTTCAACGGGGTCTACCAGCCGCCGGCGCACGGGCAGTTCTTT GCCTTTTCCGGGTTTTACTACACCTTCCACTTCCTGAACCTGACCGgtgggcagcccctgagcaccaCCAATGCCACTGCCTGGGCGTTCTGCACGAAAAGCTGGACGGAG CTGCAGGCCAGCTTCCCGCAGGAGAGACCCAGCCGCCTCCGTGATTACTGCCCCTCGGCCTCTTTCATCCTGACGCTGCTACACGAGGGCTATAAATTTGATGAGCAATCATGGAGCAACATCCATTTCCGCCAACAG gctgcGAACACGGACATCGGCTGGGCCTTGGGCTACATGCTGAACCTCACCAGCATGATCCCAGCCGAGGCCCCGGAACAAGTGAAAGGGCAGCAGTGCGGCCTGTGGGCTGCTGCCATCGTCTTCATCGTCCTGACCATGGCA